From the genome of Bicyclus anynana chromosome 20, ilBicAnyn1.1, whole genome shotgun sequence, one region includes:
- the LOC112042952 gene encoding venom carboxylesterase-6-like: MCAYTVWLFLCVCALAYAQEELRVNTTQGVVVGQRVQDGDYLAFFGIHYGGDTSGENRFKAPTPPPIYSGDFYAVNNTTLCAQPSSSGIIGTEDCLVLNIHTKNLATPKPVIVWIDGEEYASTGNFYPFKNLVEQDLVVVSMNYRLSIFGFLCLGVTDAPGNAGLKDIIQGLKWIKENIAGFGGDPNNVVLFGHGSGAALVDLITLSPMSTNLTHKAIVISGSGLSPWAVSYNPVGSAQRVGDRLGHPDTSRKDLAKKLASTDIRLLSPILRDFESYDTSLLFAPCVENADLNPSDTFLANTPISILKSGNYNKIPYMTGFVDREGTLRTRQVFNGWLHKMNKTFTDFIPVDLSFETDEIKEAVSRNVSAFYFDQKPISMNTIEEYLNYHGDVLILVPVLRGAHERARTSEDVWLFKFTYRGTQNSDWEYPEIPLDGARHGAILNFVFNYDLKPVDSTATVALTERFRAFAYTGIPNRPSDKEVLWEQQTPTRRSALLIGGGEPSTNVPIYEEASTINLNQETAVFWDDLFTKYYVPPSPVSAANSLLSFGLVVLIAQVLLKSFY; encoded by the exons ATGTGTGCGTACACAGTGTGGTTGTtcttgtgtgtgtgtgcgctTGCGTACGCACAGGAGGAGCTTAGAGTGAACACTACACAGGGTGTTGTGGTGGGGCAACGGGTGCAAGATGGTGATTATTTGGCCTTCTTTGGCATACATTACGGTGGCGATACGAGCGGCGAAAACAGATTCAAG GCGCCTACCCCGCCACCTATTTACTCTGGAGATTTCTACGCCGTCAACAATACAACACTGTGTGCCCAACCAAGCTCCAGTGGAATCATCGGCACTGAAGATTGTCTGGTACtgaacatccatacaaaaaaTCTCGCAACACCTAAACCAGTAATTGTATGGATCGACGGAGAAGAATATGCATCAACAGGCAATTTTTATCCCTTCAAAAATCTAGTAGAGCAAGATCTGGTGGTTGTTTCGATGAACTACCGTTTATCGATCTTCGGATTCCTCTGTCTTGGTGTAACTGATGCCCCTGGTAACGCTGGTTTGAAAGACATAATCCAAGGTCTAAAATGGATTAAGGAAAACATAGCTGGATTCGGAGGAGACCCTAACAATGTTGTTCTATTTGGCCATGGATCCGGAGCTGCGCTGGTAGATTTGATAACCTTGTCACCCATGTCTACGAATTTAACACATAAAGCCATAGTTATAAGTGGGTCAGGATTGTCTCCCTGGGCCGTATCATACAACCCAGTAGGCAGTGCTCAACGAGTTGGAGATAGATTAGGACATCCAGATACTTCGAGGAAAGACTTGGCGAAGAAGCTCGCATCTACTGACATTAGATTACTCTCACCAATTCTTAGGGACTTCGAGTCTTACGATACATCGCTGCTATTCGCCCCATGTGTTGAAAATGCTGATTTGAATCCTAGCGACACATTCCTAGCAAACACTCCGATTAGTATTTTAAAGTCAGGAAACTACAATAAGATTCCTTACATGACTGGCTTCGTGGATAGGGAAGGAACATTGCGCACACGCCAAGTTTTTAACGGCTGGCTTCATAAGATGAACAAAACATTTACTGACTTTATACCGGTTGATCTCTCTTTCGAAACTGATGAAATAAAAGAAGCGGTATCACGGAATGTGAGCGCCTTTTACTTTGACCAAAAGCCGATTTCTATGAACACTATCGAGGAGTACCTGAATTATCACGGAGACGTTTTAATACTTGTCCCTGTTCTAAGAGGAGCTCACGAAAGAGCTCGGACTTCGGAAGATGTGTGGCTATTTAAGTTCACGTACAGGGGAACGCAGAACTCTGATTGGGAGTATCCTGAAATTCCTTTGGATGGAGCCAGACACGGAGCTATTCTAAACTTTGTCTTCAATTACGATTTAAAGCCTGTCGATTCTACAGCGACCGTAGCATTAACGGAACGCTTCAGGGCATTCGCATACACCGG AATCCCAAACAGACCAAGCGAtaaggaagtattatgggagCAACAAACCCCTACTAGAAGGTCAGCACTTTTAATAGGCGGTGGCGAACCCTCCACGAATGTGCCTATTTACGAAGAAGCAAGTACTATAAACCTCAATCAAGAAACCGCTGTCTTTTGGGACGACCTTTTCACCAAATACTATGTTCCACCGAGTCCAGTATCAGCCGCCAATAGTTTGCTCTCTTTCGGGCTAGTCGTTTTAATCGCCCAGGTACTGCTAAAATCGTTCTATTAA